The sequence CCAATATAGACACCGCCCTCCAGGGAAACAGCCAGCTTCTCGCCTGGAAGGCCGGCTGTCCGAAACCCCACGCCCGTCGCACACGAGCCAGCGTCCCGGGCCCGCGGCCTTCGGGCCCTGGCCATTGAACGTCCGGGGCCCATGCCCCCAGTCCCGTCGGGCCACAGGGCTGTAGCGCCCCGGACTTCAGTGCGCGGCGACGGGCGCGAGCGGATCATACCCGAGCAACTCCGCCACCCGCCCGGGCGGCGGCCCAGGCGGCATGCGCTCCCAGGGGAAGCGCTGCTGGAGCGCCTCCTCGTCCAGGACGAGCGGCTGCCGGGCATGGAGCTGGAGTGCGTCGTCCCACTCGCGCGCGTCGAAGTGGTGGATGAGCCGGCGGCTGAGGGGAGACAGCATGGGGGTGGGCATGAAGGGCATGGGCTGGCCCTGGGCGTCGCGCATGCAGCCCAGTTCCACCGCCCAGGCGACGAGCCAGCGGGGGCGTTGCTGACCGGCGGCCTTCAAGGCGAGGAAGCGCCCGTGGTGGGCACCGTCCACGAAGAGGAAGCGGCGCTCGTAGACGCAGGCAGCGGCGAAGGTGGAGGGAATGAGGGCCAGGGCCTCGGCGCCGATGCGGCGGGCCATGAGCAGGAGCAGGTCGAGAATCTGCCCGGAGAGCGAGAGGCCGGGGTGGCACTGTCCGGGCAGCGGGGGCCGGTTCCAGTCGAAGGGGCGGGCCGGGTTCTGGAGGAGGAGCGAGTCCACGTAGAGGAGCGGCGCGGTGGCGAGCCCGTCCTCCAGGCCCACCTCGGCGCCGATGCTCTTGCGGAGGCTCACGTCGGCGACGGGGACGTAGAAGCGGCGGCTCCAGAGGACGAGGCGCGGGCGGTACGGGTCCTCGCAGCGGACGCGGAGCTCCAACGGGCCCACGCGCTCCTCCACGCGCTGGAGCAGGCCATAGGCGCGCAGGGCGCGCTCCAGGCCCTCGTGGCTGTAGGTGCCGAAGACGAGGTCGACGCGGGACTGCTGGGAGTCTCCGCCGAGGCCGAGGTCTTCCAGGGTGAGGTCCTCGTTCTCGGAGACAGCCAGGTCCGCTCCGCTCAGGTGCCGGTAGATGCGGCGGAAGCGGGTGTTGAT comes from Pyxidicoccus parkwaysis and encodes:
- a CDS encoding deacetylase; amino-acid sequence: MPRTQSINTRFRRIYRHLSGADLAVSENEDLTLEDLGLGGDSQQSRVDLVFGTYSHEGLERALRAYGLLQRVEERVGPLELRVRCEDPYRPRLVLWSRRFYVPVADVSLRKSIGAEVGLEDGLATAPLLYVDSLLLQNPARPFDWNRPPLPGQCHPGLSLSGQILDLLLLMARRIGAEALALIPSTFAAACVYERRFLFVDGAHHGRFLALKAAGQQRPRWLVAWAVELGCMRDAQGQPMPFMPTPMLSPLSRRLIHHFDAREWDDALQLHARQPLVLDEEALQQRFPWERMPPGPPPGRVAELLGYDPLAPVAAH